The following are encoded together in the Phaseolus vulgaris cultivar G19833 chromosome 9, P. vulgaris v2.0, whole genome shotgun sequence genome:
- the LOC137821073 gene encoding zinc finger protein ZAT10-like, with translation MALEALQSPTTANPSFSPFEEANLSYLDTPWAKRKRSKRARMDQQLQLQHPSCTEEEYLALCLIMLARGGSHAAPAIPTTSKPALSDNNSAPLSAAKLTYKCSVCNKAFSSYQALGGHKASHRKLAGAAEDQPASSSVTTTSASNGGGRTHECSICHKTFPTGQALGGHKRCHYEGGGGNSAVTASEGVGSTHTGSHRDFDLNLPAFPDFPTRFFADEEVSSPHPSKKPRLHLTIPKIEIPQH, from the coding sequence ATGGCTCTCGAAGCTCTTCAATCACCCACCACCGCCAACCCATCGTTTAGTCCCTTTGAAGAAGCCAATCTCAGTTACTTAGACACACCTTGGGCCAAGCGAAAGCGTTCTAAGCGTGCCCGCATGGACCAACAACTGCAACTGCAACACCCTTCCTGCACCGAGGAGGAGTATCTGGCTCTCTGTCTCATCATGCTCGCTCGCGGCGGCTCTCACGCTGCCCCCGCCATCCCCACCACCTCCAAGCCTGCTCTCTCAGACAACAACTCGGCGCCGCTCTCCGCCGCGAAACTCACCTACAAATGCTCCGTCTGCAACAAGGCCTTCTCCTCTTACCAAGCCCTCGGCGGACACAAGGCCAGCCACCGGAAATTAGCTGGCGCCGCCGAAGATCAGCCTGCCTCCTCCAGCGTGACCACCACTTCTGCCTCCAACGGCGGAGGTAGAACCCACGAGTGCTCCATATGCCACAAAACGTTCCCGACAGGACAGGCCTTGGGAGGACACAAACGTTGTCACTACGAAGGCGGCGGCGGTAACAGCGCCGTAACCGCCTCCGAAGGTGTGGGGTCCACTCACACTGGAAGCCACCGCGATTTCGATCTCAACCTCCCGGCTTTTCCGGACTTTCCAACGAGGTTCTTCGCGGATGAAGAGGTTTCCAGCCCCCATCCTTCCAAGAAGCCGCGTCTCCATCTGACTATACCCAAGATTGAAATCCCTCAGCACTAA
- the LOC137821074 gene encoding adenine phosphoribosyltransferase 1-like has protein sequence MRVVCCSISWSFGSAVTAALPSFPSSRFPPLLPLPLSLPSSNFSPTLSRRSTPSGRRVTRMALKDAQDQQDPRLERISSAIRVIPDFPKPGILFQDITTLLLDPKAFKDTIDLFVERYRDQNINVVAGVEARGFIFGPPIALAIGAKFVPMRKPNKLPGEVISEEYSLEYGTDKIEMHVGAVQPGERALVIDDLIATGGTLDAAIKLLERVGVDVVECACLIELPELKGRDRLGDKPLFVLVKVTA, from the exons ATGCGGGTTGTGTGTTGCTCCATTTCGTGGTCGTTTGGGTCAGCCGTCACTGCCGCTCTCCCCTCTTTCCCTTCTTCCAGATTCCCTCCGCTcctccctcttcctctttcaCTCCCTTCTTCCAATTTTTCACCCACCCTCAGCCGCCGCTCCACTCCTTCCG GGAGACGAGTGACCAGAATGGCTCTGAAGGACGCTCAAGATCAACAAGACCCGCGCTTAGAGAGAATCTCCTCTGCAATCCGAGTGATCCCTGACTTTCCCAAGCCAG GAATTTTGTTTCAGGACATAACCACGCTGCTTCTTGATCCCAAGGCTTTCAAAGACACCATCGACCTTTTTGTTGAGAGGTACAGAGATCAAAATATCAATGTTGTTGCAG GTGTTGAAGCAAGAGGCTTTATATTTGGTCCACCCATTGCATTAGCTATTGGAGCAAAATTTGTCCCCATGAGGAAACCCAATAAATTGCCAG GGGAGGTTATCTCAGAAGAGTACTCTTTGGAGTATGGAACAGACAAAATCGAGATGCATGTAGGGGCTGTACAACCGGGAGAACGGGCCTTAGTCATAGATGATCTTATTGCCACTGGGGGAACGTTAGATGCTGCAATTAAGCTACTAG AACGTGTTGGGGTTGATGTTGTGGAGTGTGCTTGTCTGATTGAATTACCAGAGTTGAAG GGGCGGGACAGGCTGGGAGACAAGCCGCTATTTGTCTTAGTTAAAGTGACGGCCTGA